The following nucleotide sequence is from Bradyrhizobium roseum.
GGTGACGCTGCCTGTGCTCATTTCGGTGTTTTCGCGCCGGGCGCGCTGATTGCGGCTCTTTTGAGCATGATCCTTCGGAAAACCGGCCCCCAGTTTTCCGGATGATGCATGGGCGCATGCCCATGTTTCCTGCCCACACGGTTTGTGGTTGACGCGATCCGGCGGCCGTCCCTTGATACCGATAGGGACAACCGCAGGAGAAAACCATGCGGATCGAGGGAAGCCAGGAATTGACGGGCCCGCAGAACGGCCATGCGCAGCCGTCCAAATCGGGGCCGACGGCCGAGCAGATCCTCGGGGAAATTCGCGACTATTGCCGCCAGACCCGAACCGCCGAGTCGACCTTTGGTCGGCTGGTGGTCAACGACGGCAAGCTGGTGTCGCGGCTGCGCGACGGTGCCCGGATCACCACCGGTACGCTCGACAAGGTTCGCGCCTATCTCGCCGAACACTTGCCTTCCGCGCCGGCCACGGCAGGCCAGCCGTCACCGGCTGCAAGGCCGCTGAACGCCGCGGTTGCCGCCAACGCCGTGGCGCCTTCGGGTTTTCGCTTCTTCGATAACCGGCAAAAATACCTGCTGTTCGTCTCGACCTGCAGCGAGAAGACCGAGGTCGGCCACCGCATTTCACTCGAACTCGGCAATCTGCAGCCGGCGCCGCCGGCGCTGCGGATCTTCGATGCCGGGGTCGGCGACGGCACCGTGCTGTCGCGGGTGATGCGCGCGGTGCATGCGCGGTTTCCGACCATGCCGCTTTATGTTGTGGCCAAGGAGATCAGCTACGAAGACGTCCGACTGACGCTGGAGAAGATGGCCGACCGCCTGTTCGAGCATCCCGCCACCGTGCTGGTCGTGACCAATCTCTATTACGCCGAGGCGCCGTGGCTGACGCCGCGCTCGGTGACGTCGGCGCAGGGCCTGATCTGGAAGGACGTCACGCTGACCGGCAACACTGCGCATGGTTTTGCCGAGCAGATCGGCGAGCTCGAAGGCTTTCTTGCCGAGAACTGGCGCGCCGGCATCAGCCCGACCACGGGCAATCCGGTCTATCAGCGGCCTGTCATCCTGACGCTGCGGCGCGAGGATCATTCGTTCCTCCTCGACCCGATCATGCCGCGGCCCGGCCGGGTGACAGCGGATTACGATTTGGTCATCGCCTCGCAGCCTTATCGCGCCCGCGCCAGCGTGGAATTCAAGGCTTCTAAGATTGTTACGCCGCTGGTGAGGTCACTGAGGCCGGGCGGGCGGCTGGTCGGCATTCATTCGCACGGCAAGGACCCGGGCATCGAAATCATCGACCAGGTCTGGCCGGGCGACGATCCTTTCAAGACCGACCGTTACGCCATCCTGCGCCAGGTCAAGCACGAGCTCGGCTCGGCTGCCCGGCACTACAATTTCAACGCCTCCTCCGACGCGCGCTCGATCTTCCGCTATCGGATGCACACGCTGCCGGACGAAGTCAGCGGGCCGATCGGCACCTCGACGCTGTTCGCAGCCTGGAACGCCGCGATCTATGTCGCGCAGATCGAGGACAACCGCCTGTCGGAAGTGGTCCGCGACGGCCGCTACCTCGAAGCCACCGACCGCGTATTGAAGAAGCACGGCGGCCTCTGGTTCAACGACGAAACCTACGTGATCTCGCGCCGCCGTGCGCCGGCTTGATTGGGAGGCACCCGTGACCATTGCGGAGCATGCGTCTGGATTGACGGAGATGCTGTCTTCGGCTTCCGTCGAAGTCTCCTCGCGCGGGCATCAGCTGACGGACCTGCGCAACAATTTCGCAGCCGGCATCGACGTCACCATCACGTACCTGCCTGGCGATAATTATCGCCGCAATGTTGCAACGGCTGCCATGCTCCGCCGCGCCGGCTTCAATCCGGTGCCGCATATCGCAGCGCGCGAGATGCCCTCGCGGGAAGCGCTCGATGACTTCCTGGCTCGCGCACGGGGCGAAGCCGATGTCACGCGCATTCTCCTGATCGCGGGCGATGTCGCCGCGGCGAGAGGGCCGTTCAAATCGGCGGCCGATGTCCGCGCCAGCGGACTGATCGAGGCGCAAGGGATTGCCTCCGTCAGCGTGGCCGGTCATCCCGAAGGCCATCCATTCCTCAAGCCGCCCGATGCGCTGAATGCGCTCGGCAGCTGGCGCGACTGGGGACGGCAGACCGGGATACGCGTCGACGCCCTCACGCAATTCTGCTTCGAGAGCGGTCCGATCCTGCAATGGATGGCCGACCTTGACCGCGTCGGCATTGATCTCCCCGTCATCGTCGGTCTGGCCGGCCCGGCCACGCCGGCGACCTTGACAAGGTTCGCGCTCCGCTGCGGC
It contains:
- a CDS encoding methylenetetrahydrofolate reductase produces the protein MTIAEHASGLTEMLSSASVEVSSRGHQLTDLRNNFAAGIDVTITYLPGDNYRRNVATAAMLRRAGFNPVPHIAAREMPSREALDDFLARARGEADVTRILLIAGDVAAARGPFKSAADVRASGLIEAQGIASVSVAGHPEGHPFLKPPDALNALGSWRDWGRQTGIRVDALTQFCFESGPILQWMADLDRVGIDLPVIVGLAGPATPATLTRFALRCGIGTSMRALRAQIGRFGRLLTDTGPDEVVRGLRSAPAAATASIAGFHLFPFGGLRKAGDLLRQYHCDPSSVERGAMSGVGFQNP